A part of Ooceraea biroi isolate clonal line C1 chromosome 10, Obir_v5.4, whole genome shotgun sequence genomic DNA contains:
- the LOC113562843 gene encoding uncharacterized protein LOC113562843, giving the protein MGILYNSYAKEKRLRSGRSHLKRCLELLNGKELNRRAILIVMRATVQLEYIFVKLKEPKQCCPFSHKAIGFYLEYTTQLNSFPMTFVTLSVSLDVEEPGSTDINSMMTLFSNILEHTITCELGAWDPFDVIPIHNFLMDRWTVVSTDVLNEGLMWAVPTTSFYIYFLDKYRFSDARNYLAATQYILDEYENEFNAAKEAKRLPEDEDISMKYCSLRTRLDYGWAKYGNMLLLHLKHKLFQKFRTKEADTSRSTSSIKSTKSAEPIFT; this is encoded by the coding sequence ATGGGTATACTGTACAATTCTTACGCGAAAGAGAAGAGATTACGCAGTGGTAGAAGTCACTTGAAGAGATGTTTAGAATTGTTAAATGGAAAAGAACTGAATCGCAGAGCTATTTTGATAGTTATGAGAGCAACTGTGCAATTGGAATACATTTTTGTCAAACTGAAGGAACCAAAGCAATGTTGTCCATTTTCACATAAAGCAATCGGTTTCTACCTTGAGTACACAACACAGCTGAATTCATTTCCTATGACTTTCGTCACACTGTCAGTTAGTCTCGACGTTGAAGAGCCTGGAAGCACTGATATAAATTCCATGATGACATtgttttcaaacattttaGAGCACACAATAACTTGTGAATTAGGTGCATGGGATCCATTTGACGTTATACCTatacataactttttaatggaTCGTTGGACAGTGGTGTCAACAGATGTATTAAATGAAGGTCTCATGTGGGCTGTTCCCACAACTTCTTTTTACATATACTTTCTAGATAAATATCGCTTCAGTGATGCTAGGAATTATCTTGCTGCTACACAATACATATTGGATGAATATGAAAACGAATTCAACGCCGCGAAGGAAGCCAAACGGTTGCCGGAAGATGAGGATATAAGTATGAAGTACTGTAGTTTAAGAACGCGCCTCGATTACGGATGGGCTAAGTATGGCAATATGCTTTTGTTGCACTTGAAACATAAATTGTTCCAAAAGTTCAGAACTAAGGAAGCAGATACATCAAGATCAACGTCTTCTATCAAGTCCACGAAATCTGCGGAGCCAATATTTACTTGA